The following proteins come from a genomic window of Crassostrea angulata isolate pt1a10 chromosome 1, ASM2561291v2, whole genome shotgun sequence:
- the LOC128187100 gene encoding glycoprotein 3-alpha-L-fucosyltransferase A-like isoform X2 codes for MNIWHRRWRQNTYRVLYKLLNSRAIITICFAFVMTSFLYLYTQDLQVRYEVRGYRPHVFTFDQRHSVNRTERRILLWTRFHFDIDWVKHVRNILNTSCSCKCTVTTDRSAIQDVDAVVFHLLDMYIWESPPTYRAPHQVWVVYSAEPPPHVYYTGRSFIYPQYIFNWTLSFRKDATVFAPYGHAEPLQGKALETKRRSVNLNYAEGKTKMTYAIISNCVDDAGRYSYIKKLRHFTPIDLYGRCGNLTCPRNSSCSQMLKPYKFAITFENSNCKGYISEKFWNGLVRGSIPIVNWIPEQVPDDAPPKSYINVHDFKSMSDLAKYLDYLDKNDTEYNSYFDWHKTHHIVHGFTMWNQFCYLCKALHNQSIPAQVVDYPAWYADDTCRQWTILSMITRRIKNYFL; via the exons ATGAATATTTGGCATCGACGATGGAGACAAAATACATATAGAGTTTTATACAAACTCCTTAACAGTAGAGCGATTATAACAATATGTTTCGCATTTGTCATGACAAGTTTTTTGTACCTGTACACTCAAGATCTTCAAGTACGGTATGAGGTTCGAGGATATCGGCCCCATGTGTTCACATTCGATCAACGACACTCCGTAAATAGGACAGAGAGGCGTATCTTGCTGTGGACAAGATTTCATTTCGATATCGACTGGGTGAAACATGTTAGAAACATCCTCAACACATCATGCAGCTGTAAGTGTACTGTCACTACCGACAGGTCCGCCATACAGGATGTAGATGCGGTGGTGTTCCATCTTTTAGATATGTATATCTGGGAGTCCCCTCCCACCTATCGGGCGCCCCATCAGGTGTGGGTCGTGTATTCTGCAGAACCTCCCCCGCATGTCTATTACACGGGGAGAAGTTTCATATATCCTCAGTATATTTTCAATTGGACTTTGTCCTTTCGAAAGGACGCAACCGTATTCGCCCCTTACGGTCACGCCGAGCCGTTACAGGGGAAGGCCTTGGAAACGAAACGGAGGTCGGTCAATCTCAATTATGCGGAAGGTAAAACAAAAATGACGTATGCAATCATTAGTAATTGTGTTGATGACGCCGGAAGGTAtagttacattaaaaaattgagaCATTTTACCCCAATAGACTTGTATGGTCGCTGCGGAAACCTGACTTGTCCAAGAAACAGTTCTTGTTCTCAAATGCTAAAGCCATACAAGTTTGCAATCACTTTTGAAAATAGCAACTGTAAAGGTTACATTTCGGAGAAGTTTTGGAACGGTTTAGTACGGGGGAGTATACCAATAGTCAACTGGATTCCGGAACAAGTTCCGGACGACGCCCCGCCAAAATCTTACATCAATGTACACGATTTCAAAAGTATGAGTGACTTAGCAAAGTACTTGGATTACTTGGACAAGAACGACACCGAATACAACAGTTATTTTGACTGGCATAAAACGCACCATATCGTCCACGGATTCACCATGTGGAATCAGTTCTGTTATTTATGCAAAGCTTTGCACAATCAATCAATACCTGCCCAAGTTGTTGACTACCCGGCCTGGTATGCAGACGACACTTGTCGGCAATGGACA ATTCTCAGCATGATAACAAGAAGAATAAAGAACTATTTTTTGTGA